The Fulvivirga ligni genome window below encodes:
- a CDS encoding glycoside hydrolase family 43 protein — MKLRYLLVLVLFPALAWGQSKTFTNPILPGGPDPWVIYKDGYYYYTHTMGRNIKIWKTKNIADIPTAESKVVWNPPAEGMNSKELWAPEIHYLQGKWYVYVAADNGKNINHRMWVLECDSQDPLKGNWTVKGKLQDNGDHWAIDGSVFENNGQLYMVWSGWEGARNGRQDIYISRMKNPWTLEGKRTMISTPTYDWEKHGKVTWEGEDMEHIYVNEGPQPLKHGNKIFIIYSASACWTDYYALGMLAVDNDQDLMNADNWKKSKDPVFEQAPENGVYAPGHNSFFKSADGTEDWILYHANSESGLGCGPKRSPRAQKFTWNTDGTPNFGTPVKEGEELPIPSDK, encoded by the coding sequence ATGAAATTAAGGTATTTATTAGTTTTAGTTCTGTTCCCTGCGCTTGCGTGGGGGCAGTCTAAAACCTTCACTAATCCAATATTACCTGGCGGTCCAGATCCATGGGTGATTTATAAAGATGGATATTACTACTACACCCATACCATGGGTAGAAATATTAAAATCTGGAAAACTAAAAACATTGCTGATATACCTACTGCAGAAAGTAAAGTAGTGTGGAACCCACCGGCGGAAGGCATGAACTCAAAAGAGCTTTGGGCTCCGGAGATTCATTACCTGCAGGGCAAATGGTATGTCTATGTAGCCGCTGATAACGGTAAAAACATTAACCACAGAATGTGGGTGCTGGAGTGCGACAGTCAGGATCCGCTAAAGGGAAACTGGACCGTAAAAGGAAAGCTTCAGGATAACGGAGATCACTGGGCTATCGATGGTTCAGTGTTTGAAAACAATGGCCAGCTTTATATGGTATGGTCGGGCTGGGAAGGAGCCAGGAATGGCCGCCAGGACATTTACATTTCTAGAATGAAAAACCCCTGGACTCTAGAGGGGAAAAGAACCATGATTTCTACTCCTACCTATGATTGGGAAAAGCATGGTAAAGTTACATGGGAAGGAGAGGACATGGAGCACATCTATGTAAATGAAGGTCCTCAGCCGTTAAAACATGGTAATAAGATATTTATAATCTATTCTGCAAGTGCTTGCTGGACAGATTATTATGCACTTGGAATGCTGGCTGTAGATAATGATCAGGACCTGATGAATGCGGATAACTGGAAAAAATCAAAAGATCCGGTATTCGAGCAGGCACCTGAAAATGGAGTATATGCCCCGGGGCACAATTCATTCTTCAAATCTGCAGATGGTACTGAAGATTGGATTCTATACCATGCTAATTCAGAGTCAGGCTTAGGTTGTGGTCCTAAAAGATCACCTAGAGCTCAAAAGTTTACCTGGAACACTGATGGTACTCCAAATTTTGGTACCCCGGTAAAAGAGGGTGAAGAGCTACCTATTCCGTCAGACAAATAA
- a CDS encoding aldose epimerase family protein: MKSKLNLGLLLVAFVCVLACGPKKENNETETADTTAVSNEPKEFGEADGKKVSLYTLKNSHGVEAHITNYGGIITSLMVPDKTGKLEDVVLGYDNLADYQKDSPYFGALIGRYGNRIAKGKFTLDGEEYTLAVNNGVNTLHGGKKGFDKVVWDAEKITTDEGEGLKLNYVSPDMEEGYPGELKVEVTYVLTDDNSLKIDYTATTDKKTIVNLTNHSYFNLTGGVKGDILGHEVMINADKFVPIDSTLIPEGQLESVDGTPFDFREPTAIGARIGEDNQQLTYGGGYDHCWVLNADGEGMTKAASVYEPKSGRLMEIFTTEPGLQFYSGNFLDGSLTGKGGVAYKYRWGIALETEHYPDSPNQPDFPSVELNPGETYHTSTTYKFSTK; this comes from the coding sequence ATGAAATCAAAACTAAACCTGGGACTATTGTTAGTAGCCTTTGTGTGCGTACTGGCATGTGGTCCTAAGAAAGAGAATAATGAAACAGAAACAGCAGATACTACTGCTGTAAGTAATGAACCTAAAGAATTTGGTGAAGCTGATGGAAAGAAGGTGTCTTTGTACACCCTTAAAAACAGCCATGGTGTGGAAGCACACATTACTAATTACGGAGGTATCATCACGTCTTTAATGGTACCTGATAAAACTGGTAAGTTAGAAGATGTAGTGCTAGGGTATGATAATCTTGCTGATTACCAAAAGGATAGCCCTTATTTTGGTGCCCTAATTGGTAGATATGGAAACCGTATTGCTAAAGGTAAATTCACTTTAGATGGTGAGGAATATACTTTGGCAGTGAATAATGGTGTAAACACTTTGCACGGTGGAAAAAAAGGGTTTGATAAAGTAGTTTGGGATGCTGAAAAAATCACTACAGATGAAGGTGAGGGACTAAAGCTAAACTATGTAAGCCCTGATATGGAAGAAGGTTATCCTGGTGAGCTAAAAGTAGAAGTTACTTACGTGCTTACAGATGATAACAGTCTTAAAATCGATTACACCGCTACTACTGATAAAAAAACAATAGTAAACCTAACTAACCACTCTTACTTCAATCTTACTGGCGGAGTAAAAGGTGATATTTTAGGTCATGAGGTAATGATCAATGCAGATAAGTTTGTGCCTATAGATAGCACGCTTATTCCTGAAGGTCAGCTGGAATCTGTGGATGGCACTCCATTTGATTTTAGAGAGCCCACAGCTATCGGAGCTAGAATTGGTGAAGATAATCAGCAGCTTACATACGGTGGTGGTTATGATCACTGCTGGGTTTTAAATGCTGATGGTGAAGGTATGACCAAAGCGGCTAGCGTTTACGAGCCTAAGAGCGGTAGATTAATGGAGATCTTTACTACAGAGCCTGGCTTACAGTTCTATTCTGGAAACTTCCTGGATGGCTCTTTAACTGGTAAAGGTGGTGTAGCTTATAAATACAGATGGGGTATAGCTTTAGAAACAGAGCACTACCCGGATTCTCCTAACCAGCCAGACTTCCCGTCTGTTGAGTTAAATCCTGGTGAGACGTATCACACATCTACCACCTACAAGTTCTCTACCAAATGA
- a CDS encoding cellulase family glycosylhydrolase, which translates to MKFFKYSLLAAVVMFQSCNAPKEGESEDKDTTEVASVEKVSSAPREIWSKEQANEWYKSQPWLVGSNFNPSTAINELEMWQASSFDKETIDRELGWAQELGMNTARVYLHDLLWKADSAGFIDRLDAFLVMADNHGIKPLFVLFDSCWDPSSELGDQRDPKPHVHNSGWLQSPGKEALTDSTQYPRLERYVKGVVGHFANDERILGWDVWNEPDNTNDRAYGKVELENKVDYVLPLLKKSFVWARSVNPAQPLTSGVWLGDWSSEDKMSELQKTQISQSDVISFHNYDDAAEFEKRINWLQRYGKPLMCTEYMARPRGSTFEAFLPIARKYNIAMYNWGFVDGKTQTKYPWDSWDKQYTAEPDVWFHEVLHTDGKPYKEEEVALIKKMTAEANN; encoded by the coding sequence ATGAAATTTTTTAAATACTCTTTACTCGCAGCTGTAGTGATGTTCCAAAGCTGCAATGCTCCTAAGGAAGGCGAAAGCGAAGATAAAGACACTACGGAAGTTGCTTCTGTGGAAAAAGTATCATCGGCACCAAGAGAAATATGGTCTAAAGAACAGGCTAACGAATGGTATAAATCTCAGCCATGGCTGGTAGGTAGCAATTTCAATCCAAGTACTGCCATTAATGAATTAGAAATGTGGCAGGCATCTAGTTTCGACAAAGAAACCATTGATCGAGAACTAGGTTGGGCTCAGGAGTTGGGTATGAATACGGCCCGTGTGTATCTCCATGATCTATTGTGGAAGGCAGATTCTGCTGGCTTCATAGATAGATTAGATGCCTTTTTGGTAATGGCGGATAATCATGGAATAAAGCCTTTATTCGTTCTTTTTGACTCTTGCTGGGATCCATCATCAGAATTAGGTGATCAGAGAGATCCTAAGCCACATGTACATAATTCAGGTTGGTTGCAAAGCCCTGGAAAGGAGGCTTTAACAGACAGCACTCAATATCCCAGACTGGAAAGATATGTAAAGGGTGTGGTAGGACATTTTGCTAACGATGAGAGAATCCTTGGTTGGGACGTTTGGAATGAGCCTGATAACACTAATGATAGAGCTTACGGTAAAGTAGAGCTAGAGAATAAGGTAGATTATGTATTGCCTTTATTAAAGAAATCATTTGTGTGGGCCAGATCAGTAAATCCTGCTCAGCCACTTACTTCAGGGGTGTGGTTAGGAGATTGGTCTTCTGAAGATAAAATGTCAGAGCTTCAAAAAACACAGATTTCACAGTCTGATGTAATCTCTTTCCATAATTATGACGATGCCGCTGAGTTTGAAAAAAGAATCAACTGGTTGCAGAGATATGGTAAGCCTTTAATGTGTACAGAATACATGGCCAGACCTAGAGGTAGCACTTTCGAAGCTTTCCTTCCCATTGCCAGAAAATACAATATAGCTATGTATAACTGGGGTTTTGTAGATGGAAAAACTCAGACCAAGTACCCATGGGACAGCTGGGATAAGCAATACACTGCTGAGCCAGATGTATGGTTCCACGAAGTATTACATACTGACGGAAAACCATACAAAGAAGAAGAGGTAGCGCTTATTAAAAAGATGACTGCCGAAGCTAATAATTGA
- a CDS encoding glycoside hydrolase family 43 protein, translating into MEINIIKAEKLEVFYLPASLVLTFSPKSIKMYIKSILKALPLCVCLALSSCGDEDGGSGSQTPQTPTTPEEPEDNSTFTNPIISNGPDPWVIQDGDNYYYTHTMGNRLGIYKTTAVSELKNVNSQTVWTPEPNQPYSKNLWAPELHKVDGKWYFYFAADDGDDANHRMFVVENSNEDPTSGTWEFKGKIATETDKWAIDGTVFEYDGSNYFIWSGWRGDNDPGIQQLYIAKMSNPWTLEGDRVMISEPTYDWEKNGLVNEGPEILKNAEGDVFLIYSGSGCWTDDYKLGMITLKEGGDPLNPEDWTKQSEPVFTKKPEHNAYGPGHNSFFKSPDGTEDWIIYHANPQPGQGCGGNRSTRIQKFTWNEDGTPNFGEPVSINTAIEKPAGEE; encoded by the coding sequence TTGGAAATAAACATAATTAAAGCAGAGAAGCTGGAGGTATTTTACCTGCCAGCTTCTTTGGTTTTAACCTTCTCACCAAAAAGTATAAAAATGTATATCAAATCTATTTTAAAGGCCCTTCCATTATGCGTATGTCTGGCGCTGTCCAGCTGTGGCGATGAGGATGGTGGATCTGGCTCTCAGACTCCACAAACGCCAACCACTCCGGAAGAACCAGAAGATAATAGCACTTTCACCAACCCCATTATTAGTAACGGTCCTGATCCTTGGGTAATTCAGGATGGAGACAACTACTACTACACCCATACCATGGGAAACAGGTTAGGTATTTATAAAACCACTGCCGTTTCGGAACTTAAAAATGTAAATAGCCAAACTGTATGGACTCCTGAGCCAAACCAGCCTTACTCTAAAAACCTTTGGGCTCCTGAACTTCACAAAGTAGATGGTAAATGGTACTTCTACTTTGCTGCAGATGATGGAGATGATGCTAACCACAGAATGTTTGTGGTAGAAAACAGCAACGAAGATCCTACCAGCGGCACCTGGGAATTTAAAGGTAAAATTGCCACAGAAACTGATAAGTGGGCTATCGATGGTACTGTTTTCGAATATGATGGCAGCAACTATTTCATCTGGTCAGGTTGGAGAGGAGATAACGATCCGGGTATTCAGCAGCTTTATATCGCTAAAATGTCTAACCCATGGACTTTAGAAGGTGACCGCGTAATGATCAGTGAACCTACTTATGATTGGGAAAAAAATGGCCTTGTAAATGAAGGACCCGAAATATTAAAGAATGCCGAAGGTGATGTATTCCTGATTTATTCAGGAAGTGGCTGCTGGACAGATGATTACAAGCTTGGTATGATTACCCTAAAAGAAGGTGGTGATCCGCTTAATCCAGAAGATTGGACCAAGCAGTCTGAGCCTGTATTCACTAAGAAGCCCGAGCATAACGCCTATGGCCCTGGCCACAACAGCTTCTTTAAGTCGCCTGATGGTACAGAAGATTGGATTATCTATCATGCTAACCCACAGCCTGGTCAAGGATGTGGCGGGAACCGCAGTACAAGAATTCAGAAATTTACCTGGAATGAAGACGGTACTCCAAACTTCGGAGAACCTGTAAGCATTAACACTGCTATTGAAAAACCAGCAGGAGAAGAATAA
- a CDS encoding RagB/SusD family nutrient uptake outer membrane protein, which produces MKKILLMFIAACYVLISCDSDLTIPDPNRLSRESYWKTEQDAINGVNAVYSTLHRGAISRWMPFYYIVRSDEGWSTSPATDIVNNMDQFVVTDYNYGNAYGIWGDLYTGIFRANQVIYYVPDMEISEEIKNRTEGEAYFMRAFFYYNLVSLWGNVPVLIDPSTPEDKPFTTPMAEVWRLIELDLGMAIDKLPAQYSSENLGRATKGAAQTLLAKALMQQHKYDEALTPLRWMVEGEGAGIYDLVDNYRDNFLITTENNRESVFEWQFAINPTEFTDDDAATPNHNYGTSLAQFFGPSGIGWSDGEARRWPIWEMMEETTTTGDRDPRIAASFLYDSTDVGGPEQTMIYGQTFASRYGTNNNRVWFRKFQNDHWKNEEGYRSPNNWRFLRYADVLLMYAECLNEEGQTTQAYQYVDRVRQRAGLAALSTAKPGLSQAAFLEQLKHERVTELSGEGHRWNDLARWGDLGPDLASRDAGFANFEVGKDEILPIPTAEIDLNPNLTQHDAWK; this is translated from the coding sequence ATGAAAAAGATATTATTAATGTTTATCGCTGCATGTTATGTATTAATTAGCTGCGATTCAGACTTAACTATACCAGATCCAAACAGACTGAGTAGGGAGTCTTACTGGAAAACAGAGCAGGATGCTATAAATGGTGTTAACGCTGTTTACAGTACCCTACATAGAGGTGCTATTTCAAGATGGATGCCTTTCTATTACATTGTTCGTTCAGACGAAGGTTGGAGCACCAGCCCGGCTACTGATATTGTGAATAACATGGACCAGTTTGTGGTTACAGATTATAATTATGGAAACGCTTACGGTATTTGGGGCGACTTATATACCGGTATTTTCCGTGCTAATCAGGTGATTTACTATGTTCCAGACATGGAAATTAGCGAGGAGATTAAGAATAGAACTGAAGGTGAAGCCTATTTTATGAGAGCTTTCTTCTACTATAACTTAGTTTCTTTATGGGGTAATGTGCCAGTGTTAATAGACCCTTCAACTCCTGAAGATAAGCCATTTACAACACCAATGGCAGAGGTTTGGAGACTTATAGAGTTAGATCTAGGTATGGCTATTGATAAATTACCAGCTCAGTATAGCTCTGAAAACCTGGGTAGAGCCACTAAAGGTGCCGCTCAAACTTTATTAGCTAAAGCACTTATGCAGCAGCATAAATATGATGAGGCTTTAACTCCTCTTAGATGGATGGTAGAAGGTGAAGGAGCTGGTATTTATGACCTTGTAGATAATTATAGAGATAACTTCCTTATCACTACAGAAAACAATAGAGAATCTGTATTTGAGTGGCAGTTTGCTATCAACCCAACAGAATTTACTGATGATGATGCAGCTACACCAAACCATAACTATGGTACTTCATTAGCTCAATTCTTCGGACCAAGCGGTATTGGTTGGTCAGATGGTGAGGCTAGAAGATGGCCAATCTGGGAAATGATGGAGGAAACTACCACTACAGGTGATAGAGACCCAAGAATAGCAGCCTCATTCTTATATGATTCTACTGATGTAGGTGGCCCTGAGCAGACTATGATCTATGGTCAAACATTTGCATCTCGCTATGGTACTAATAACAACCGTGTGTGGTTCAGAAAATTCCAAAATGATCACTGGAAAAATGAAGAAGGCTACCGATCTCCAAATAACTGGAGATTCTTAAGATATGCTGATGTACTTCTAATGTACGCAGAGTGTCTTAATGAAGAAGGTCAAACTACTCAAGCTTACCAGTATGTAGACAGAGTGAGACAAAGAGCAGGATTGGCAGCGCTTTCTACAGCAAAGCCAGGGCTTAGCCAGGCGGCTTTCTTAGAGCAGTTAAAGCATGAGCGAGTAACTGAGCTTAGCGGTGAAGGTCACAGATGGAATGACCTGGCTCGTTGGGGAGATCTTGGTCCTGACTTGGCTAGCAGAGATGCTGGGTTTGCTAATTTCGAAGTGGGTAAAGATGAAATATTGCCTATTCCAACAGCGGAGATAGATTTGAATCCAAATCTTACTCAGCATGATGCTTGGAAATAA
- a CDS encoding SusC/RagA family TonB-linked outer membrane protein, producing the protein MKQKLLKRFRWWLFIIPLICQVSYASAQDISITGKVTSTTEGESLPGVNILVKGTSTGTITDMDGNYTIKVSDPAAVLQFSYVGYITEEVNAAGKTTIDVQLTEDVQSLNEVVVIGYQTVKKKDLTGAIQRVDASEISKTTSNSLAESIQGLSAGVTVRNSGGPGDGAAIDIRGVASFTNADPLYVIDGMISDANSTINTNDIESVQILKDASASAIYGSRAANGVIIITTKQGEKGKPKVSASAKYGVQQIYKTYDVMDADAFVATQRQQYENSGVTPPSSVTKDPSFRTNWEDEAMRTGNMQDYNVSISGGSENSKYLVSGSYFKNEGVLIGNSFDRASLRINTSADIGRVTFGENIVLTHSRDKQPDAGNPFYDVPQMLPIIPVQSSAYVTANNPMGYGIGSIDTVTYAWNPVAVNDLNPRESTYSKIVGNAYANVRILDWLNYKFNVGVEASFDVINVLRKDGIWSYNAAVYPSKITEDRATYSSLLLEHTLNFNKTFGAHSINGVLGISEQEFKRSYNSASRTNVQVNGLGEYFETIDGATGDAAAAGGVTSNYKIRGFLGRINYSYDDRFFLTLTGRQDSDSRFGSNYRTGYFTSIAGAWRISSEDFFNVDWISDLKLKASYGELGINPIGSWEYTAYINSNPRAIFGPDEAANVGATQTRLANDDLRWEERKVQNVGLEAGFLDDKVLLSVEAYNSLSDDALLALPLPGYLGSNGAPFVNAGSIRNKGLEVTATYRSYKSEVKWDASLNFTTIKNTVEDVGERGEGNDYIQAGNTRSKEGRALGEWYLIKTDGIFRSQAEVDAYVNGDGNLIQPNAKPGDIRYVDSDGDGNIDADDRVFSGSPWPSLQAGAQFNVSYKQFSLNMQFVGVFGTEIYNDVRRALDSYQNTNYRSDLDPYTAENTNASDPRLGLASVDQGIVENNWGNTDRWLEDGTYVRLRNIQLSYKLPESFLSKAGIQNAQIYVSGQNLFTITNYSGYDPDVTGGGLLQRGLDSGNWPSSRVYSAGLQFNF; encoded by the coding sequence ATGAAACAAAAGCTACTGAAAAGATTCAGATGGTGGTTATTTATTATACCACTTATCTGTCAGGTATCCTATGCATCAGCACAAGATATCAGTATCACTGGTAAGGTTACCAGCACTACGGAAGGTGAGAGCCTTCCCGGAGTAAACATCCTTGTAAAAGGAACCTCTACAGGTACCATTACTGATATGGATGGTAACTATACTATTAAGGTGTCTGATCCTGCCGCAGTATTACAATTTAGCTACGTAGGTTATATCACCGAGGAAGTTAATGCCGCTGGAAAAACTACTATAGATGTACAGTTAACAGAAGACGTACAATCACTAAATGAAGTGGTGGTTATCGGATACCAAACTGTGAAAAAGAAAGATTTAACAGGTGCTATCCAAAGGGTAGACGCCAGTGAAATTTCTAAAACAACTTCAAACTCTTTGGCAGAATCTATTCAAGGTTTATCTGCAGGTGTTACAGTAAGAAATAGTGGAGGCCCTGGTGACGGTGCTGCTATCGACATTCGTGGTGTAGCCAGTTTTACCAATGCGGACCCGCTTTATGTGATTGATGGAATGATATCAGATGCTAACTCTACTATTAATACTAACGATATAGAGTCAGTGCAAATATTGAAAGATGCTTCTGCATCAGCCATTTATGGTTCACGTGCGGCTAATGGTGTTATCATCATCACTACTAAGCAAGGTGAAAAAGGAAAGCCTAAAGTTAGTGCTTCAGCTAAATATGGTGTTCAGCAGATTTACAAAACCTATGATGTAATGGATGCTGATGCATTTGTGGCTACACAAAGACAGCAGTATGAAAACTCTGGTGTAACACCACCTTCTAGTGTAACTAAAGATCCATCTTTCAGAACTAACTGGGAAGATGAGGCTATGAGAACAGGAAACATGCAAGATTATAATGTTTCTATCTCAGGCGGATCTGAAAATAGCAAATACTTAGTATCAGGGAGTTACTTCAAAAACGAAGGGGTACTTATTGGAAACAGCTTTGATAGAGCAAGTTTAAGAATAAACACTTCTGCTGATATTGGCAGAGTAACTTTTGGTGAGAATATCGTTCTTACACATTCCAGAGACAAGCAGCCAGATGCAGGAAATCCATTCTATGATGTACCACAAATGCTACCTATCATTCCGGTACAAAGCTCTGCTTATGTTACGGCTAACAATCCTATGGGCTACGGAATTGGATCTATAGACACAGTGACCTATGCATGGAACCCTGTTGCGGTTAATGATTTGAACCCAAGAGAGTCCACATATTCTAAAATAGTGGGTAACGCTTACGCTAATGTTAGAATTTTAGATTGGTTAAACTATAAGTTCAACGTAGGTGTCGAAGCTAGTTTTGATGTAATCAATGTGCTGAGAAAAGATGGTATCTGGTCATATAACGCAGCCGTTTACCCTTCTAAAATCACTGAAGACAGAGCTACTTATAGCAGCCTATTGTTAGAGCATACTTTGAATTTTAATAAGACTTTCGGTGCTCATAGCATCAATGGAGTATTGGGTATCAGTGAGCAAGAATTTAAAAGATCTTACAATTCAGCTTCTCGTACTAATGTGCAGGTTAATGGACTTGGAGAATACTTTGAGACTATTGATGGTGCCACAGGAGATGCTGCCGCTGCAGGTGGTGTAACCTCAAACTACAAGATCAGAGGTTTCTTAGGTAGAATAAACTACTCTTATGATGACCGATTCTTCTTAACGCTTACAGGTAGACAAGATAGTGATTCAAGATTTGGGTCGAATTACAGAACTGGTTATTTCACTTCTATAGCTGGTGCCTGGAGAATAAGCTCTGAAGACTTCTTTAACGTAGATTGGATTTCTGATTTAAAGTTGAAAGCAAGTTATGGAGAGTTAGGTATAAACCCGATTGGTTCTTGGGAATACACAGCCTACATTAACTCTAATCCGAGAGCTATTTTTGGACCTGATGAGGCTGCTAATGTAGGTGCTACTCAAACAAGATTAGCAAATGACGATCTAAGATGGGAAGAAAGAAAAGTGCAAAACGTCGGCTTAGAAGCAGGATTCTTAGATGATAAGGTTCTACTTTCAGTTGAAGCTTACAACTCACTTTCTGATGATGCTTTATTAGCATTACCACTTCCAGGATACTTAGGATCTAACGGAGCTCCATTTGTAAATGCCGGATCTATAAGAAACAAAGGTCTTGAAGTAACGGCTACTTATAGAAGTTACAAGTCTGAAGTAAAATGGGATGCCTCATTGAACTTCACTACCATTAAGAATACTGTAGAAGATGTAGGTGAAAGAGGAGAAGGAAACGATTATATCCAGGCTGGAAATACCAGATCAAAAGAAGGAAGAGCACTAGGTGAATGGTACTTGATTAAAACTGACGGAATTTTCAGAAGCCAGGCAGAAGTTGATGCTTATGTTAATGGAGATGGAAATTTAATTCAGCCAAATGCAAAGCCTGGTGATATCAGATATGTAGATTCAGATGGTGACGGTAACATAGACGCTGATGACCGTGTGTTCTCAGGTTCTCCATGGCCATCACTTCAGGCGGGTGCTCAGTTCAACGTGAGCTACAAGCAGTTCAGCTTAAATATGCAGTTTGTAGGTGTATTCGGTACTGAGATTTACAATGATGTGAGAAGAGCCTTAGATAGCTATCAAAATACTAACTACAGAAGCGATCTTGACCCATATACAGCAGAAAATACTAATGCAAGTGATCCACGTTTAGGCCTTGCTTCAGTAGATCAAGGAATAGTTGAAAACAACTGGGGAAATACTGATAGATGGTTAGAAGATGGAACCTACGTAAGATTGAGAAACATTCAGCTTTCTTATAAACTGCCAGAGTCATTCCTTTCAAAAGCAGGTATTCAAAATGCCCAGATATATGTGAGTGGTCAGAATTTATTCACCATCACTAATTACTCTGGATATGATCCTGACGTTACAGGCGGTGGACTTCTACAAAGAGGTTTAGATTCTGGAAACTGGCCTTCAAGTAGAGTGTATTCTGCAGGTCTTCAGTTCAATTTTTAA